ACGTCGATGGTCGTGTTGTTTTTGGTACGTTCCTGTGCTTTTTCCAATTCGTCGATAACGGATTTCCATAGTTTCGGACGTCGGCCGGACCAGCGCACGCGCACGCCCCACGCGTTCATCTGCTCCACACGACGGTGGATGATATCACGCGAGAAGCCCATCAGGAAGCGCACTTCCTGCGGGGAACGCTTCCAGTTCTCCGTGGAGAACGTATACAGCGACAGGTAACGCACACCGGCTTCGATGGCACCTGCGATGGTGTCGAACACCACCGGTTCGGCAGCCTGATGCCCGTCGGTGCGAATCAGCCCACGCTGCTGCGCCCAACGACCATTACCGTCCATGATCACGCCGATATGGCGCGGAACCTTGTTCTTCGGAAAATCAGGAATAATCGACGGGTCAGAAAATGGTGCCGCCGGAATGTCAAGGGACTTGTAATCCACGTTCTCAAAAGCCATACCCGCTAATCTAGCAAGCGCATGGAACGAATCGGACGTTCCAAATAGTATTCACCCCATTTTTCCACCATTTGTCGGGTTTCCGGAAGCAACGCCGTACCGTCCAGCTCTCCCCAATCGCCGTCTACAAGCGCCTGCAGCTGGCAGATCGCATTCCACGAAACATCAAACGATTCACGAATATGATCGGTCAAACACATTAGTCCGCCCGCGGAAATCGAAAAGAACCATGGACGATCAGCAGAAATCGGCTCCCCGCACACCACGCAGGCACGCAAACGCGGCGTCCAGCCAGCGATCGCAAGAGCACGCATCACGTAGGAATCGCCAATCGCAGCAGCCTCATGCGCATGCTTGGAAAGGGCATTCAACGCTCCCAACACCAGCCGATACTGTGCCACGGAACGCTCCTGCTCCGTCACCACCAGCTTGTCAGCGGTTTCGCAAATCACATTCGCTGCGGTATACGCCTTGAAATCGGTGCAGATGCCTCTCGCATACGCCGACACCGACTCGGCTTGGGAAATCACATCAAGCGAACGCCCTTCCGCAATAAGCAACGAGACGCGCATGAAAGGCTCCAAACGACCTCCGAAACGCGATTTGGTTCGACGCACACCTTTGGCGACGGCGCGGATTTTGCCATGGTCACGTGTCAGCAAAGTGACGATACGATCAGCTTCGCCAAGTTTGACGGTACGCAAGACCACGCCCTCGTCCTGATACAACGGCATTCACACACCTCCTTCGCCTCGACTCGTTTTCTTAACTGAACTATCTATACTTTCCGCACGTTCTCGCGCCAGCCGCACTCTCCCGCGATATCAGTAAATAAACAATCCCCAGAACGCGAACACCAACAGCACATACAGCATGGTGACCGCCGTGATCCAAAACATCACACGGCCGAACCTCGTCGACGCGAGCACCGGCTGGCGGCCACTCACAATCGCGCCTATAGCCCCCTTACGCGGTGGCCATTGTGCAAGGCCACGATTCGTCGCCTCCTCGATAAGACGCACGAACACGCGAGACCACGCCCACACCACAACAACACACACCATTTGAATAACCGGCCAACTCCAATACATCATGCCCGGATCCTCGGCGGGAGCGCCACCCCACGCTAGCTTGACCACGCCCATAACCACTTCGCCCAATCCTGCACCAAACAGCACAAAAGTGGCCATGGTGGCAACGGCAAGCGTAATCAACGCATTTTTGAACACAGGTCTCAGCCCCAACACATATCGGCGTCGATGCGCATGCGCCCAAATCTTACGTACGAGCACAATCAGCCACAGCACGCCGATCACCAGCAGCAACAGCACCATGCTGGCATGCAGCACCACGAGATAAATGGTCAGCCCGCTGTTCGCCTGCAATTCCAACGGCACCGCAATCGACTGATACAAGTTGGTACCGGCCACACGCTCGCTGGTCTGCTGCAGTCCCCGCGTGATGCCGACAGCCCAACTGATTACATCATCCACGTAGGCGTCGGCGAACGGAGTGCCGCTGTTGGATTCGTCGCCGAGTCGGAGCACATGGTTGGCGATGGGGTATGTGCGCACGGTCACGTCCCAATTGCCCGCCTTATGCGCCATGTCGATGATTTTCTCCGTACCTTCCACCTGCGCGGTCATCACGTCTTTGGTGCCGTATGCCACAAGCGTGGGAATGGAATAGGCTTGGGGATTCAACGTGTCGAGGTCGAGATTGGTCAGGCCGAACAATTCCGCATCGATGTTGAACGCGCGGCGCACAATGGACTGGTATCCATCATGCGCTCCGACCAGCGCGAAATCCTGTGCGGCAAGGAATCCCAACGAATGTCGTGGCGAATACACCATTGGGCTCAGCAACACCTGGAATGCCACGTCGGGGTCTTGATCAAGCAGATATGAGGAAATCCAGGTGCTTTCGGAAGTCGCGTAAATGCCGACATTCGAAGCGTCAACGTTGTCGAGATCACGCAACATGGTGATGACCTGATCGTAAATGGCCGCGGAGCCCGGGTAATCACGGGTCGCATCGT
This window of the Bifidobacterium pseudocatenulatum DSM 20438 = JCM 1200 = LMG 10505 genome carries:
- a CDS encoding isoprenyl transferase, whose translation is MAFENVDYKSLDIPAAPFSDPSIIPDFPKNKVPRHIGVIMDGNGRWAQQRGLIRTDGHQAAEPVVFDTIAGAIEAGVRYLSLYTFSTENWKRSPQEVRFLMGFSRDIIHRRVEQMNAWGVRVRWSGRRPKLWKSVIDELEKAQERTKNNTTIDVVFCLNYGGRAEIADACAAIAKEVRDGKISGDRVTEKMISEHLYNPDIPDCDLVIRTSGEQRTSNFLPWEAAYAELDFVPELFPDCGRDVLWRSIDHYIHRDRRFGGVKK
- the recO gene encoding DNA repair protein RecO encodes the protein MPLYQDEGVVLRTVKLGEADRIVTLLTRDHGKIRAVAKGVRRTKSRFGGRLEPFMRVSLLIAEGRSLDVISQAESVSAYARGICTDFKAYTAANVICETADKLVVTEQERSVAQYRLVLGALNALSKHAHEAAAIGDSYVMRALAIAGWTPRLRACVVCGEPISADRPWFFSISAGGLMCLTDHIRESFDVSWNAICQLQALVDGDWGELDGTALLPETRQMVEKWGEYYLERPIRSMRLLD
- a CDS encoding alpha/beta hydrolase family protein codes for the protein MNGVSDQERQSVMSSAESQSSQWTRGRRLMVSLPIFIILLGILVSVSNLTASSWEYEPTGQTIETLSSDTAVTFDNPSGKTLAKRGDYEVTQRYVTIEAKQPSTGEIQQVKVLIREPKDAGNNRPGVVFMHGAGYGTCDNSFGDMATDLSSAGFVTAVLDKPVWSTNDATRDYPGSAAIYDQVITMLRDLDNVDASNVGIYATSESTWISSYLLDQDPDVAFQVLLSPMVYSPRHSLGFLAAQDFALVGAHDGYQSIVRRAFNIDAELFGLTNLDLDTLNPQAYSIPTLVAYGTKDVMTAQVEGTEKIIDMAHKAGNWDVTVRTYPIANHVLRLGDESNSGTPFADAYVDDVISWAVGITRGLQQTSERVAGTNLYQSIAVPLELQANSGLTIYLVVLHASMVLLLLVIGVLWLIVLVRKIWAHAHRRRYVLGLRPVFKNALITLAVATMATFVLFGAGLGEVVMGVVKLAWGGAPAEDPGMMYWSWPVIQMVCVVVVWAWSRVFVRLIEEATNRGLAQWPPRKGAIGAIVSGRQPVLASTRFGRVMFWITAVTMLYVLLVFAFWGLFIY